Sequence from the Panicum virgatum strain AP13 chromosome 5N, P.virgatum_v5, whole genome shotgun sequence genome:
TGGATCATGAATCACATGCACCTCCAGTGGATCTGCATCATCAACCTCTGCCTCAAGAGAAAAGCCTCCTTCAGCAGCAGCATTGTTAGACCCACAACCACCAGCAGCATTGttagcaccaccagcagcaccaccaccattaTTGTTAGCAGGACCAGCATTGTTAGTGTTTTGAGTGTCAGGTACTGGCATGTACATTCCCTCATCGTCAAAACCCACATACTCCTCCTCATTATCAAATATGTCTGGCTATCTGTCTGGAGGATACTCTGTTCCTCCATTTAGGTCAGCATCACTAGGGATAGGCTGCTCAGCATCAGGAGGGATAAGTATATCAGCATCAGGAGTGATAGGTTGCTCATGATGGGGACTGTCATGCCAAATTGGTTTTTGACTATTAGGTGGAATGAATTCAAGGGGCTCTAGGTCAGCAAACTCATCAGCATCTGCAATTTCTTTGTCAAATATGCCTACAACAACTTCGCATTGCATCTGCTCCTTATACATCTCAAACAAATCCTCCATCTGAAGGTCATTCACTAGTCTGACGTCTTCACACATCCTTTTGTCAAAGATCCACAAACAGGGACTCTGGAGGGGGGACCATTTCAACTCATTGCTCAAGCTCTGCATCATCAAGTCAAATGAGAACGATCCTACCTCGACATCCCACTTAATCACCCTACCCTTCGTGTATGATTTCCTACCATTACTGTCTGTTGTACAGAACCCTTCGACATTAATCTCCAACGAGAATAAACGAACCCTACCAGCAAACatcaagagccgatgaaaaacGATACTAGGTTCAACGCAACGAGAATGCCTATTGCGTCAGTGCAACTTAGCGGAGCTGTAAAAGCAGATCAAGGATGCAGATCCATACCTTTCCTCACTGTGCTCCGACTCTGCGGGATACGCCATTCTGGTCAGTGGATCAGCATCAGACCTCCAGCCCCAGATCTAGAGGCGGCAGCGGGGATGGATTCAGTGCTccggcggctagggttagggttccgccaccgtcgccgggGGGGGGAAGACGAGAGGCCGaggggagagagtgagagcgggcgagaggagggagagggctgCCAACGTCTTTACTCGCGAGCAGAGCGGCAAATGCGTCCACCCATGGGCGTCCTACTGTATGCGTACGCCTGCGGGTGGGCCCTGTGCCGAGGGATACATAGAAAATGGTGTGGCTCGGTGAAACTtggaattgtaatggcatgttTCGGATTAggcgaattgtaatggcatataGCTGAACTCCAGAAATTGTAATGACACCAATCAAAAAAACCCTTTTTAAAATCGTCTCTCCAGCCGGAGCCCTGCTAAACGGATTATTTTGGAGCAGCTCCAAGCAAGGAGCCGCACCTGGAGCCCCTTTCGGCTTCCACTGGAGAGGTGGAGCCATGAAATTTGGCTCCAAGCGGCTCCGTGAGTAGACACTAATACTAGAAGTTGTTTTACCAAACATTTTtcaaaacggctccaactccaccagagaGCCGCTCAACTAGAGGAGccagagccctgccaaacaggccctatgGTTGGTTGTAGCACGTTCCAGCCAAGCTGCAGGGAGCGGGTGATTGGTGCATGCATATCTAATTACAATAGGCAAATTTTACGGATATTACGGATGTAAATGGATCGAACACAGACGTATATTATGGATATCGtatttgtttttatatttttgtttaaATATGGATAGTGTTACTTTTTTGCTAGATAAGATTATAATGGATATAGATATCATAAATATGTAACTTTTAGTATCCGGATACGGATCAGTTACGGATACCGGAATCAAATACGAACGAATAAAAGCGCTTCCAAACTAGATCAAATTTGAATACGGTCAGAAAATATCTATATTATTTATATACCTAGAGCCAGACCACGTAGAAACGTTCGATTTTTTCGCTTCCCGCGAGCTTGGTTGGGGAGCGCTAGTTGCATCTCGCCCCTTGCCCAAAGGCTGATTCCGGACATCCAAGCACCGGCAcataggggtggtaaagagCCCAAGATTTTGAACTACAAAATCTAAGAGCCGGGTTCTAAAAGGGCcggactctaatcttatacaattttaaatGAAATAATTTAAGAGCTTTGTTGGACTGTAAAGAGGTCATTAGAATcatgacccattaccacccctaccgaCACCTTGCATCCGACGGGCCTGGGCAGGCGGCTGATTCCGCACATCCAAACACCGCCATCTTCGCATCCGGCGGGCCTGGGCAGGCTGATTCACCCTACCAATCACGCCCTTATGACTCAGCAATCACAGTTCAAAGCTGCATGAAGCAAGTCAAGCAACCCCTCATCATGGATCAGTACAGAAAAATCCATCCAGCGGCGCGCGCACGCACGGGGGCGCCCGCGGTAGTCAGGCGCACGCACGGGCGTGGCAGCGACGCCGCAGCGCACGCCCCCCGCGTTTCCCCCGAGTTGCCCGACACATTTTCCGTGTCCAAACAGTGGCGGAGCCCACGCTCCGACACTGCTGGGCTCGCCGCGCACGACGGCCAAACCACCCCCTTGGAGCCGGGGGACAGCCGGAATCTCGCCACGCTGGCCGTCTCACTGGCGCCCAACCCCGCCTGCCTGCCGTTGCACGCCCCCCATGTGGCCCGCTTGCATTATTGCGagtcttcttccttcttctccctcctccaccgctAGCAGCTAGCCCTCTTGATGAGTTCTTGCTATATATACGGCTGCCATCATCCACTTCTACTTGAGCCAACAAGACAGAGCTTAGTATTATCCTGATTCCTAGTCTATTCCTAGATCCGTGCTCCAGCCGAAAACACACGCAGCCAGTGCAAGATGAAGCTTGTCGGAGGCCAGAGGAGGCAGAGGGGCTTCGGCAAGACCCTCAAGGAGCAGAGGGCCAGGCTCTACATCATCCAGCGCTGCGTCGTCATGCTCCTGCGCTGGAACGACTGATCCGGTCCAATCCACTGCCGGACGCCGGATCGATCGGGTGCCGAAGTTTTGGGGGTCCTGGGTCTGTCTCCTTGCTGGTGCCAGAATGGTCGCCGGCTGCTGTACATAGAGGGCCAGCTAGGGACAACATAGCGTAGTACAGATTAGAGGTGATAGCAGTAGGATTCACTCTGTTACGGTGTTCATCCATCTGTGTCTCTCTCCCTGATAACTAGTGTGCCAATGTACAATCGCATCAGTGTGGAATGCAAAATCAATGAACAGAGAACAAGCAATGGGTCGATCACAATGCATATGCCTTCATAGATTACTCGCACTTCGCTTTATCTTTCGAGTTTTTTGCATTGTTTGCGTGACTGTGCGCGCGCTCGCAGATGGATGGATTCTGCAAATTTAGTTTGGCTTTGAGCTctgtttcttttccttcttcgtTGCCAGAGAAGAGCATCAGATGAAATCTCCGGCTCTCCGCTATGGTGTATATACCTGCTCCTACTGACAGCAAAGAACTAATTTCATGTCTTGAAAATGCAAAACTTGAGAGCCGGAGATTCTGAGGTCTTATTATGGACTTCCAGTTACCTGCATCCAAAGAAATGGGCATGAAGATTTCCAAAGAAACAACACCACAACAACTCTTTTCCATCTTTCGGTCTTATGTGTTCTTTAAATGCTTGTGGCATTTGCCTTGACTTCTGAACGTCCGGTCACTCTCATGGCAACCGGTGCAATCATATGGCAAAATTGCCTACAAATATTCATAAACGCAACACATAAATACCATTTTCGccctttttattttcttttcaccTTTATTCTAAAAAAATACATCAGCTTACATATGCTGATTGAGTTATGGCAAGAAATCACAATATGAAATTACTGGTATATCATTTTGTGGtcatattttttgtttttcaaatatttatttatgttgACTTCATGTTGGAACAAACAGAAAAAAGGATTTTTGCGTTCTACAATCTTCAATTAGTACTCAAAAGAAAAACCTCATCAGAATTCATCCAATAAAGGGTACGTTGAAGACgaggccccgcggcggcgctagggccgACTGCCGCGCCGAGGCCCAGCGCCGGCGCTCCCGCTggccgcggagaggggagagagagagagctgaccatggagaggagagagagagctgaGGGGAGAGGAGAGCTCGAGAGAGAGCTCTGAGGAGAGAGACGAGGGGAGTTCGAAAGTGAGTTTCTTTAATgcctgcgccaccgcccgcTCCCGCGATCCGAAAATTTTAACCTGCTGGCTCGCCATTTGAACTTTGTAGCAGTGTGTGACAGGACAACCCGTCCCTGGAAATCACATTTACAGGGACGGGTGGTCTCAGCATCCACCCCTAGAAATGATCTCATTTCTAGAGACTGGTGATGGGGTGATTCGCTCCTAGAAATGTATTTTCAGAGGCGAGTCGTCTGCTACAGTAACTTCACATTATTTGAGCAACAGGTCAATTTTTGATCCGTCCCTAAAAAAAATTAGGAcgttgctacaaatcatttttgtagtagtgagaaATTGTCAATTAGAACTGCCATGAAAATATATACTTATTTTGACTGTGCTCCGAAGTGGCAGATCATTGCATTTTCCAAATTAAATTTAACTAGTGAACGCAGGGAAAACACAACCCAAAACCACGCCTGGAATGTTTGCCAtggctttttttttaaaaaaaaaatgccCAATTATGCAAAGATGGCATAATCTATGAACTTTTCAGCTATGCCTCTTCGAAGCTCAAACTGTCATGACAAGCAAAACTAAGCGCAGCTTTCTCTACATGCTACTATTTTATCACCGGGGACAGAGATATACATAGctgttcatcatgttcttgagcAGACACCAAATACTAGATCCAGGCAAATCCTTAGCTGTAGTCAGATCTCAACACATGTGTTCCACGCAAATCCTCCTCATTATGTGCGTGGGTGAGACCGGTCAGGTTGTCGATCCGTCAGGCGAACCCGGTGGCCATCTTGGGTTGTCGGGCACGCTGTAGTCCCCTCAGGGATCAAAATTGGCACTGCCAATAAACTGATGCCTAAAGGTCAAGGATAGGTTATTGTAAGATGAGAGGAGCCAGGCTCACATAATCAGATGGACATTGGACTTTAGTTCTTCACCTTGTTGTCGGATGGTCCAAGTACATACAATGTGGGTTGCCAGTCTTGCCACGATGCTGGTGGGTTTACTAT
This genomic interval carries:
- the LOC120676422 gene encoding uncharacterized protein LOC120676422 — protein: MKLVGGQRRQRGFGKTLKEQRARLYIIQRCVVMLLRWND